The Kineosporia sp. NBRC 101731 genome has a window encoding:
- a CDS encoding helix-turn-helix domain-containing protein — translation MSTYEHPEVADLSLPAVLFALSDPVRLEIVGQLALWREGEMPLVCASVGPQMPKSTRSHHLKVLREAGVTRSVQSGRERQLSLRRADLDERWPGLLDAVLPGRTVLAPSARNPTAGPTEVDPADA, via the coding sequence ATGAGCACGTACGAGCATCCCGAGGTCGCGGATCTCAGCCTTCCCGCGGTGCTGTTCGCCCTGAGCGACCCGGTGCGACTGGAGATCGTCGGGCAGCTCGCGCTCTGGCGCGAGGGGGAGATGCCCCTGGTGTGCGCGTCGGTCGGCCCGCAGATGCCGAAGTCCACCCGGTCGCACCATCTCAAGGTGCTGCGCGAGGCCGGGGTGACGCGTTCGGTGCAGAGTGGGCGCGAGCGCCAGTTGTCACTGCGCCGGGCGGATCTGGACGAGCGCTGGCCCGGACTGCTGGACGCCGTGCTGCCGGGGCGGACGGTGCTTGCTCCCTCGGCCCGGAACCCGACGGCCGGGCCCACGGAAGTGGACCCGGCCGACGCGTGA